In the genome of Halostella limicola, one region contains:
- a CDS encoding cation:proton antiporter, whose product MAKIIVTLGGVLLILFAAVVVRVIATRISGVAYPVLLVLIGIVATVSGVDPQFRLSSELILIVLVPTVLFQGAQRTKSDTFIKVLPLSLLIPIAGLPIAVGLLGLLGSEVFGLPLVVTLLFAVMIYPVDPVAIVAFFREADAPERLAVIAEIESHFSDGFAVVTFGVMLAVVSDRFTTGQDLEELLSLADLVDIAVEITVVSFGGVIVGLLAGAVAYGALHVIEDRMAELLATVILAYGSFLLAEHYLHVSGVLATVAAGLVIGLFGKDDAIAAENVEFIEQTWDTAAFFVFTLVFVLIGIQAPWRRLLWNAQTIVLATVLVLLVRAIIIYGITNSVAFSGIDPIPFRFQHVLVWGGMHTVIPIALLLSVPRELPFREDLVVLVFGVALLSIVGQGLLFPLALRLTGASADPEDDSSGPV is encoded by the coding sequence ATGGCCAAGATAATCGTTACGCTGGGCGGCGTCCTCCTGATACTGTTTGCCGCAGTCGTCGTACGAGTAATCGCTACGCGGATCAGCGGAGTCGCCTATCCGGTGTTGTTAGTTCTCATCGGCATCGTCGCCACAGTAAGCGGGGTGGACCCCCAGTTTCGGCTTTCCTCGGAGCTCATCTTGATAGTCCTCGTCCCTACGGTTCTCTTCCAGGGCGCACAGAGAACGAAGTCTGACACGTTTATCAAAGTTCTACCACTATCGCTGCTGATTCCGATCGCCGGGCTGCCGATAGCGGTCGGGTTGCTGGGTCTCCTGGGGTCAGAAGTCTTCGGCTTGCCCCTGGTGGTCACACTGCTGTTCGCAGTCATGATCTATCCGGTGGACCCGGTCGCGATCGTCGCTTTCTTTCGAGAGGCTGATGCCCCGGAACGACTCGCCGTCATCGCGGAGATCGAGAGCCACTTCAGCGACGGGTTCGCAGTCGTCACGTTCGGCGTGATGCTCGCGGTCGTCTCGGATCGGTTCACCACTGGCCAAGACCTGGAAGAACTGTTGTCACTAGCGGATCTGGTAGACATCGCCGTCGAGATCACGGTCGTGAGCTTCGGCGGTGTTATCGTCGGTCTCCTCGCTGGTGCGGTAGCGTACGGGGCCCTCCACGTGATAGAGGACCGGATGGCTGAACTCCTCGCGACCGTCATCCTCGCATACGGGAGCTTCCTCTTGGCCGAACACTACCTCCACGTGAGCGGTGTCCTGGCGACTGTGGCCGCGGGACTCGTCATCGGGTTGTTCGGGAAGGATGACGCGATCGCCGCCGAGAACGTGGAGTTCATCGAACAGACGTGGGACACGGCGGCGTTTTTCGTCTTCACGCTCGTGTTCGTCCTCATCGGGATCCAGGCCCCCTGGCGACGGCTCCTCTGGAACGCACAGACCATCGTCCTCGCAACCGTCCTCGTTCTCCTCGTCCGGGCGATTATCATCTACGGGATCACGAACTCGGTGGCCTTTTCGGGAATCGATCCGATTCCCTTCCGCTTCCAGCACGTGCTCGTCTGGGGTGGAATGCACACGGTCATTCCGATCGCTCTCCTGTTGAGCGTTCCGCGGGAACTACCGTTCCGAGAGGACCTCGTCGTCCTCGTCTTCGGCGTGGCCCTTCTCAGCATCGTCGGGCAGGGACTGTTGTTCCCGCTCGCACTGCGCCTTACGGGCGCGTCCGCTGATCCGGAGGACGACTCGTCTGGACCGGTGTAA
- a CDS encoding UvrD-helicase domain-containing protein encodes MSFDPGREADDAVPTPDLPRLDETQRRVVDGFCTADAGLFAMDSHPGAGKSTATGKAAARLLWERYLGGDPTPERRLLVTSFGRDDAAVLVPDVVDWLRELYHRGETPTDESATPEDVRTLERRLRRDGTVGTIDGVLRSVFGEIAGAAGFDGMPTVGNEALLARLRRDCYDDLADDPEHGPAVSALEAAYPAGRYDAGLRELLRDALETCRQRRLSVDEFRDRLRTAVAEAYRGGDPGSVEAIRDSVRRFRDRDAADRLDELSTAELDELTATDRDLHDSWVRCVDDFCELLGAYRERYDERCRDRGVISHTDCAHWVDRYFSRGGDDPARERVRERFHTAVRSVVVDEAQDVSTVQHAALSHLVTPEMRVLLVGDRKQCVYAWRNARPQLFEAAVRDGDYFGVDWDDHVAERATRNYRSRPDVVGAINAVATETLPDPARGSVGALDVEYPPLRPTLSADDGANVHVAQFRHGGTPGSEPWVTDDGGEADAVAALLAGGFADGTFETPGPDPPGVTLLFRRTKHMDDYRAALEARDISVGNARVPLFDTPSVRAAAAVLDWLVNPTDPERTRDLVTDSPLAAGLDADRFRGADWDVAAVAAELDDDGASAEDSDDAASGAARVLFGLRELASDLPRRRAEPAAVVARRVVDALALERDPLGLDSGTDRAQRTATLDAFVATVAEWEGDDRVSLDRLVSLLSPFLESPSEGPVRPLVDDDADVVLKTIHQMKGDQDEVVVLADPASSVGAHSRGSDRLVTAGDGVGLAPPTNVDAGDPPSVPGFDNGLYDPDADEGGDAGLRWTAEHWPGGGNDLVNDPVLRDAAAERRAEEWRLLFVALSRAQHHLVVPLPASRPRWSARDNWAAVLYDAFDLDRGAPGATHTATLDEDAVADAAASDGEAPDRSFSVAVNDVAFAERVDTGARDRAVPPTARIVGPEESWTPRFVRPSTFRPLVRNPAEHAVDHFMGRALHTETDAPTVDLPFDALGPDAVGRLAHDVIGAFAGTDLADAELRPGADPVDDVLDRELDYHADDAAPAERRAVREYLERTLVPQFADSGLRDRLERAEAVYREEPLEGLATVGGVEVEVHGQADFLLRFADGSWAIEDAKVALADDDAAEARYQLQLATYEWAFRRQVGRDATVTSRLSAFGVSTGAIECSLNPAAVEHCLRQFTE; translated from the coding sequence ATGAGCTTCGATCCCGGCCGAGAGGCCGACGACGCCGTCCCGACCCCCGACCTCCCGCGGCTCGACGAGACGCAGCGCCGCGTCGTCGACGGGTTCTGCACCGCGGACGCCGGCCTGTTCGCGATGGACAGCCACCCCGGCGCCGGGAAGTCGACCGCGACCGGGAAGGCGGCCGCGCGCCTGCTGTGGGAGCGCTACCTCGGCGGCGACCCGACGCCCGAGCGCCGGCTCCTCGTCACCTCGTTCGGCAGGGACGACGCCGCGGTCCTCGTCCCGGACGTCGTCGACTGGCTGCGGGAACTGTACCACCGCGGCGAGACGCCGACCGACGAGTCCGCGACGCCCGAGGACGTGCGGACGCTCGAACGCCGCCTCCGGCGGGACGGGACCGTCGGCACCATCGACGGCGTGCTCCGGTCGGTGTTCGGCGAGATCGCCGGCGCGGCCGGGTTCGACGGCATGCCGACCGTCGGGAACGAGGCGCTGCTCGCGCGGCTCCGCCGCGACTGCTACGACGACCTCGCCGACGACCCCGAGCACGGTCCCGCCGTCAGCGCGCTCGAAGCGGCCTATCCTGCGGGACGGTACGACGCCGGACTCCGCGAACTTCTCCGGGACGCGCTCGAAACCTGCCGACAGCGGCGGCTCTCGGTCGACGAGTTCCGCGACCGTCTCCGCACTGCGGTGGCGGAGGCCTACCGGGGCGGCGACCCCGGTTCCGTCGAGGCGATACGGGACTCGGTGCGGCGCTTCCGCGACCGGGACGCGGCGGACCGGCTGGACGAGCTGTCGACCGCGGAACTGGACGAACTGACCGCAACCGACCGCGATCTCCACGACTCGTGGGTGCGGTGCGTCGACGACTTCTGCGAACTCCTCGGGGCGTACCGCGAGCGCTACGACGAGCGCTGCCGGGACCGCGGCGTGATCTCCCACACCGACTGCGCGCACTGGGTCGACCGGTACTTCTCCCGCGGGGGCGACGACCCGGCCCGCGAGCGCGTCAGGGAGCGGTTCCACACCGCCGTCCGGAGCGTCGTCGTCGACGAGGCGCAGGACGTCTCGACGGTCCAGCACGCCGCGCTCTCTCACCTCGTCACGCCGGAGATGCGTGTCCTGCTCGTCGGCGACCGGAAGCAGTGCGTCTACGCGTGGCGGAACGCCCGCCCGCAGCTGTTCGAGGCCGCGGTCCGCGACGGCGACTACTTCGGGGTCGACTGGGACGACCACGTCGCCGAGCGGGCGACGCGGAACTACCGCTCCCGGCCGGACGTCGTCGGCGCGATCAACGCCGTCGCGACCGAGACGCTCCCGGACCCGGCGCGCGGGAGCGTCGGCGCTCTGGACGTGGAGTACCCGCCGCTCCGGCCGACGCTCTCGGCCGACGACGGGGCGAACGTCCACGTCGCGCAGTTCCGCCACGGCGGCACCCCCGGCAGCGAGCCGTGGGTGACCGACGACGGCGGCGAGGCCGATGCGGTCGCCGCCCTCCTCGCGGGGGGCTTCGCGGACGGGACCTTCGAGACGCCGGGACCGGACCCGCCCGGCGTCACGCTCCTGTTCCGCCGGACGAAGCACATGGACGACTACCGCGCGGCGCTCGAGGCCCGTGACATCAGCGTCGGCAACGCCCGCGTCCCGCTGTTCGACACGCCGAGCGTCCGCGCGGCCGCCGCCGTCCTCGACTGGCTCGTCAACCCGACCGACCCCGAACGGACCCGTGACCTCGTCACCGACTCGCCGCTCGCCGCCGGCCTCGACGCCGACCGGTTCCGGGGAGCCGACTGGGACGTCGCGGCCGTCGCGGCGGAACTCGACGACGACGGCGCGTCGGCCGAGGATTCCGACGACGCCGCGTCCGGCGCGGCGCGCGTCCTCTTCGGTCTGCGCGAACTGGCGAGCGACCTGCCGCGGCGACGCGCCGAACCGGCCGCGGTCGTCGCCCGCCGGGTCGTCGACGCGCTGGCGCTGGAGCGGGACCCGCTCGGCCTCGACTCCGGGACGGACCGCGCCCAGCGAACGGCGACGCTCGACGCGTTCGTCGCGACCGTCGCGGAGTGGGAGGGGGACGACCGCGTCTCGCTCGACCGACTCGTCTCGCTGCTTTCCCCGTTCCTGGAGTCGCCGAGCGAGGGCCCGGTCCGCCCGCTCGTCGACGACGACGCCGACGTGGTGCTCAAGACGATCCACCAGATGAAGGGGGACCAGGACGAGGTCGTCGTCCTCGCCGACCCGGCGTCGTCGGTCGGCGCGCACTCCAGAGGGAGCGACCGCCTCGTGACGGCGGGCGACGGGGTCGGGCTGGCCCCGCCGACGAACGTCGACGCCGGCGACCCGCCGTCGGTCCCCGGCTTCGACAACGGCCTCTACGACCCCGACGCAGACGAGGGCGGCGACGCCGGTCTGCGCTGGACGGCCGAGCACTGGCCGGGGGGCGGGAACGACCTCGTCAACGACCCCGTGCTCCGCGACGCCGCGGCCGAGCGCCGCGCGGAGGAGTGGCGGCTCCTGTTCGTCGCCCTGAGCCGCGCGCAGCACCACCTCGTCGTTCCGCTTCCGGCCTCGCGTCCCCGGTGGTCCGCCCGGGACAACTGGGCCGCCGTCCTCTACGACGCGTTCGACCTCGACCGGGGCGCGCCGGGGGCGACCCACACCGCGACGCTCGACGAGGACGCCGTCGCCGACGCGGCGGCGTCCGACGGCGAGGCACCGGACCGCTCGTTTTCCGTCGCCGTCAACGACGTGGCGTTCGCCGAGCGCGTCGACACCGGCGCCCGCGACCGCGCCGTTCCGCCGACAGCGCGGATCGTCGGCCCCGAGGAGTCGTGGACCCCGCGGTTCGTCCGACCGAGCACGTTCCGCCCGCTCGTCAGGAACCCGGCCGAGCACGCCGTCGACCACTTCATGGGCCGCGCGCTCCACACCGAGACGGACGCCCCGACCGTGGACCTGCCGTTCGACGCGCTCGGCCCCGACGCCGTCGGTCGGCTCGCGCACGACGTGATCGGGGCGTTCGCCGGGACCGACCTCGCGGACGCGGAGCTTCGGCCCGGAGCGGACCCGGTCGACGACGTCCTCGACCGCGAGCTCGACTACCACGCCGACGACGCCGCGCCGGCGGAACGCCGAGCCGTCCGGGAGTACCTCGAACGTACCCTCGTCCCGCAGTTCGCCGACTCTGGGCTGCGCGACCGCCTCGAACGCGCCGAGGCCGTCTACCGCGAAGAGCCGCTGGAGGGGCTGGCGACCGTCGGCGGCGTCGAAGTGGAGGTCCACGGGCAGGCGGACTTCCTCCTCCGGTTCGCCGACGGCTCGTGGGCCATCGAGGACGCCAAGGTCGCGCTCGCGGACGACGACGCCGCCGAGGCCCGCTACCAGCTCCAGCTCGCGACCTACGAGTGGGCGTTCCGCCGGCAGGTCGGGAGGGATGCGACGGTCACCAGCCGCCTCTCCGCGTTCGGCGTCTCGACGGGTGCGATCGAGTGCTCACTCAACCCCGCCGCCGTCGAGCACTGCCTGCGGCAGTTCACGGAGTGA
- a CDS encoding MBL fold metallo-hydrolase has protein sequence MIHNLAQGVQAFTSNAFLVVGDRTVLVDPGANFDVVSTVRERVDGLDAVVLTHTHPDHVGNLPDVVDAFDVEVWGFDGDRDDVDRVIADGDAVTLGDHEYDAMHTPGHKDDHLCFYSADASVLLAGDLIFQNGSFGRTDLEEGDRAALIESIDRVVEAVDEDLREMHTGHGPSVVDDPYNHVELAAKMARGA, from the coding sequence ATGATCCACAACCTGGCTCAGGGCGTACAGGCGTTCACGAGCAACGCGTTTCTCGTCGTCGGCGACCGGACCGTGCTGGTCGACCCCGGCGCGAATTTCGACGTCGTCTCGACGGTGCGAGAGCGCGTCGACGGGCTGGACGCCGTCGTCCTGACTCATACCCACCCGGACCACGTCGGCAACCTTCCGGACGTCGTCGACGCGTTCGATGTGGAGGTGTGGGGGTTCGACGGCGACCGCGACGACGTGGACCGCGTCATCGCCGACGGTGACGCGGTAACGCTCGGCGACCACGAGTACGACGCGATGCACACGCCCGGCCACAAGGACGACCACCTCTGTTTCTACTCGGCGGACGCGAGCGTCCTGCTCGCCGGGGACCTGATCTTCCAGAACGGGAGCTTCGGCCGGACGGATCTGGAAGAAGGGGACCGCGCGGCGCTGATCGAGAGCATCGACCGCGTGGTCGAGGCGGTCGACGAGGACCTCCGCGAGATGCACACCGGACACGGGCCGAGCGTCGTCGACGACCCGTACAACCACGTGGAACTCGCGGCGAAGATGGCGAGGGGTGCCTGA
- a CDS encoding ATPase translates to MRVLVVGGDRVDAGKTTFSTALLERIGGVGFKPRAGNDYWFDHDDVRRAVADGRLYGKDAKRLAAASAAPVAPEEINPVHRLWRPSPGPGTGLVGRARRRFVLDRVRPSSAEGDRTDGARADEFVVNAAADVPDPVAAGLPVGDAAAVDSVEALDAVTRERYLPSFERLADRVRDRDRAVVESYADVARPLTGVPFDAVAAVEPARVRVYDGDRYLTACDVAGGSAREGSLEETVPDVVDHLSPAATVSLPALPDAERSDPAAAADAYEVALDAVIAAALE, encoded by the coding sequence ATGAGGGTCCTCGTCGTCGGAGGCGACCGCGTCGACGCCGGCAAGACGACGTTCTCGACCGCCCTCTTGGAGCGGATCGGCGGCGTCGGCTTCAAGCCCCGCGCCGGCAACGACTACTGGTTCGACCACGACGACGTCCGCCGAGCGGTCGCGGACGGCCGGCTCTACGGGAAGGACGCGAAGCGCCTCGCGGCCGCGAGCGCGGCCCCGGTCGCGCCGGAGGAGATAAATCCCGTCCACCGCCTGTGGCGGCCGTCACCGGGACCGGGAACCGGCCTCGTCGGGCGGGCCCGCAGGCGGTTCGTGCTCGACCGGGTTCGCCCGTCGTCAGCTGAGGGAGACCGGACGGACGGCGCGCGGGCCGACGAGTTCGTCGTCAACGCCGCCGCGGACGTCCCCGACCCCGTCGCAGCGGGACTTCCGGTGGGGGACGCCGCGGCGGTCGACTCGGTGGAGGCACTCGACGCCGTCACGCGCGAGCGATACCTGCCGTCGTTCGAGCGCCTCGCGGACCGCGTCCGCGACCGGGACCGCGCCGTCGTCGAGTCCTACGCCGACGTTGCCCGGCCCCTTACCGGCGTCCCCTTCGACGCCGTCGCGGCCGTCGAGCCCGCTCGGGTCCGGGTGTACGACGGCGACCGCTACCTGACGGCCTGCGATGTCGCCGGCGGCAGCGCGCGCGAGGGGTCTCTGGAAGAGACCGTCCCTGACGTGGTCGATCACCTCTCCCCCGCGGCGACCGTCTCGCTCCCTGCGCTCCCGGACGCCGAACGGTCGGATCCGGCGGCCGCCGCCGACGCCTACGAGGTCGCGCTCGATGCGGTGATCGCCGCCGCGCTGGAGTGA
- the thyX gene encoding FAD-dependent thymidylate synthase, with the protein MEVELLEATDDPERVICSAARNDYMGEFVGDQSFEETMSTIEGDDVEEKKRTLIGHLLDHGHFGPFEHPQATFAVKGISRSCMAQITRHRHVSFDVQSMRYVAFDDVDPADVEEGAMVVTPPSASDPDWVGRNQQSGPVDEETVEQREELFRRSVRRSVEDYQELLEMGMPPEDARFVLPIGTEVNMVMSMNARMLMHVADMRAAADAQWEIREMTECVLDLASEWCPITFDYYEENMKNRKNRLAP; encoded by the coding sequence ATGGAAGTCGAACTCCTAGAGGCGACCGACGACCCCGAGCGCGTCATCTGCTCCGCGGCGCGCAACGACTACATGGGCGAGTTCGTGGGCGACCAGTCCTTCGAGGAGACGATGTCGACCATCGAGGGCGACGACGTGGAGGAGAAAAAGCGGACCCTCATCGGCCACCTGCTCGACCACGGCCACTTCGGCCCGTTCGAGCACCCGCAGGCCACGTTCGCGGTGAAGGGGATCAGCCGGTCCTGTATGGCCCAGATCACTCGGCACCGCCACGTCAGCTTCGACGTGCAGTCGATGCGGTACGTCGCCTTCGACGACGTCGACCCGGCCGACGTCGAGGAGGGAGCGATGGTGGTCACGCCGCCCTCCGCGTCGGACCCGGACTGGGTGGGTCGCAATCAGCAGTCCGGTCCCGTCGACGAGGAGACGGTGGAGCAGCGCGAGGAACTGTTCCGACGTTCGGTCCGCCGATCCGTCGAGGATTACCAGGAACTGCTGGAGATGGGGATGCCCCCGGAAGACGCCCGCTTCGTCCTCCCCATCGGGACGGAGGTGAACATGGTGATGTCGATGAACGCCCGGATGCTAATGCACGTGGCCGACATGCGGGCGGCCGCGGACGCCCAGTGGGAGATCCGCGAGATGACCGAATGCGTCCTCGACCTCGCCAGTGAGTGGTGCCCCATCACCTTCGACTACTACGAGGAGAACATGAAAAATCGGAAGAATCGGCTTGCACCGTAA
- a CDS encoding DUF5827 family protein yields the protein MPVSKDEFDQLHPCDFYTAEELLEPDRMYTVYEIARMLQELDPDAEIDVETEDVLLDWAIPWIMRNADDLVVGEPRDEEEPGYYGLKE from the coding sequence ATGCCCGTTTCGAAAGACGAGTTCGACCAGCTCCACCCCTGTGACTTCTACACCGCCGAGGAACTGCTGGAGCCGGACCGGATGTACACCGTCTACGAGATCGCCCGCATGCTCCAGGAGCTCGACCCCGACGCCGAGATCGACGTCGAGACCGAGGACGTCCTGCTGGACTGGGCCATCCCGTGGATCATGCGCAACGCCGACGACCTCGTCGTCGGGGAGCCCCGCGACGAGGAGGAGCCGGGGTACTACGGCCTGAAGGAATGA
- a CDS encoding helix-turn-helix transcriptional regulator, translated as MKRAFGVALAFAVCVAVLAGAGAFDPSPAADRTPVSADTNTGAETASIGAQQFDYTEFRIEVHANGSARWTFHYERRLTNDSETEQFRTFADRFEENETQLYDDFRRQANALAAAGENETNRTMDAVAFSRTAAVEEELGTSTSSGVVEMSFTWTGFASVDGDRVVVGDVFEDGLYVGPDQALVVDAGDGLAFDEVTPSGEPSAGSLESSDTVTWTGERRFTDNRPRVVLAPPDAVTTTETPDENTTAATGSDDANDGSGSDTLASDALPVLALVAALALGAVAVVALRRNGAILGDDDSASAGAGGTDSPGAGGAAAAEPAVEDEEMLSDEDRVVKLLNENGGRMKQVNIVDETGWSKSKVSMLLSDMEDEGTISKLRVGRENIISLDGDEPAAAGSPFDEDE; from the coding sequence ATGAAACGGGCGTTCGGTGTCGCTCTCGCGTTCGCGGTCTGCGTCGCGGTACTCGCCGGCGCGGGCGCGTTCGACCCCTCCCCCGCCGCTGATCGAACCCCCGTGAGCGCCGACACTAACACCGGCGCGGAGACCGCTTCGATCGGCGCGCAGCAGTTCGACTACACGGAGTTCCGAATCGAGGTGCACGCGAACGGCTCCGCGCGCTGGACGTTCCACTACGAACGCCGCCTGACGAACGACTCCGAAACCGAGCAGTTCCGGACGTTCGCCGACCGGTTCGAGGAGAACGAGACGCAGCTGTACGACGACTTCCGGCGGCAGGCGAACGCGCTCGCCGCCGCCGGCGAGAACGAGACGAACCGGACGATGGACGCCGTCGCCTTCTCGCGGACCGCCGCGGTCGAGGAGGAGCTCGGGACCAGCACGAGCTCCGGCGTCGTGGAGATGTCGTTCACCTGGACCGGGTTCGCCAGCGTGGACGGCGACCGCGTCGTCGTCGGCGACGTGTTCGAGGACGGCCTCTACGTCGGCCCCGACCAGGCGCTCGTCGTCGACGCGGGCGACGGCCTCGCGTTCGACGAAGTGACTCCCTCGGGGGAGCCGTCCGCCGGATCGCTCGAATCGAGCGACACCGTCACCTGGACCGGCGAGCGACGCTTCACCGACAACCGCCCGCGAGTCGTCCTCGCGCCGCCGGACGCGGTGACGACGACCGAGACTCCCGACGAGAACACGACCGCGGCGACCGGATCGGACGACGCGAACGACGGATCCGGCTCGGACACGCTGGCGAGCGACGCGCTCCCCGTTCTGGCGCTCGTCGCCGCGCTCGCGCTCGGCGCGGTCGCCGTCGTCGCGCTGCGGCGCAACGGCGCGATCCTCGGCGACGACGACTCCGCGTCGGCGGGCGCCGGCGGGACCGACTCGCCCGGCGCCGGCGGAGCGGCGGCGGCCGAACCGGCCGTCGAGGACGAGGAGATGCTGTCCGACGAGGACCGGGTCGTCAAGCTGCTGAACGAGAACGGCGGCCGGATGAAACAGGTCAACATCGTCGACGAGACGGGCTGGTCGAAGTCCAAGGTCAGTATGCTCCTCTCGGACATGGAGGACGAGGGGACGATCAGCAAGCTCCGGGTCGGTCGGGAGAACATCATCAGCCTCGACGGCGACGAGCCGGCCGCGGCGGGGTCGCCGTTCGACGAGGACGAGTGA
- a CDS encoding HalOD1 output domain-containing protein yields MTSRSDAVAPTSQSPSNITVRHDFESAHSISTTVVTAVSDAVDVSALDLPPLSETIDADALNALFRTELDRTPDRVSFTYVGCRVTVRGDGTVAVTEASE; encoded by the coding sequence ATGACGTCACGAAGCGACGCAGTCGCGCCGACCTCTCAGTCGCCGTCGAACATCACGGTAAGGCACGATTTCGAGAGCGCCCACTCAATCAGCACGACCGTCGTCACCGCGGTTTCCGATGCGGTGGACGTATCGGCGCTGGATCTACCGCCGCTCTCCGAGACGATCGACGCGGACGCCCTGAACGCCCTGTTCCGGACCGAACTGGACCGCACCCCGGACCGGGTATCGTTCACCTACGTCGGCTGCCGGGTCACCGTCCGCGGCGACGGGACGGTCGCCGTGACCGAAGCGTCGGAGTAA